From the Clarias gariepinus isolate MV-2021 ecotype Netherlands chromosome 3, CGAR_prim_01v2, whole genome shotgun sequence genome, one window contains:
- the tipin gene encoding TIMELESS-interacting protein, producing MMNGRSKNGLSGMSDYDQIEDETFAALPPPLSPGEGNFDEDHAINGEGEDGELSKLPDVPVAKRRIVKRPQPKLNSQKLLSDRGLPALRTLFSDVRFKGKGHEAEDLKVLMRKMENWAHRLYPKLQFEDFIDKLEVLGNKKDVQTCLKRIRLDMPLTHEDFVGNDGDEAEVRLPEDTDPFEDRSFSEDPFIHSTPAPAPVSLTEEQQQRIERNKQLALERRLARQKQLESSVSAFIDEPAASPTTHRLSQEDQKELDQTTANTDTPLKQDPVESQSSPQQNKPDSPIPEITNDKNTESE from the exons ATGATGAATGGTCGATCAAAAAACGGTCTGTCTGGCATGTCTGACTATGACCAGATAGAGGACGAGACCTTTGCCGCTCTCCCACCACCGCTGTCTCCTGGAGAGGGCAACTTTGACGAGGATCATGCAATCAATGGAGAGG GAGAAGACGGAGAGCTGTCCAAGCTACCTGATGTTCCTGTAGCTAAAAGGCGAATAGTTAAGCGACCCCAACCCAAACTAAACTCTCAGAA GCTGCTGTCTGATCGAGGACTTCCAGCCTTACGTACATTATTCAGTGATGTCAGATTTAAAGGCAAAGGTCATGAG GCTGAGGATCTGAAGGTTCTAATGCGGAAAATGGAGAACTGGGCCCACAGACTTTATCCCAAACTCCAGTTTGAGGACTTTATCGACAAACTGGAGGTGCTAGGAAACAAAAAAGATGTACAG ACATGTCTCAAGCGAATCCGACTGGACATGCCCCTGACCCATGAGGACTTTGTTGGAAATGATGGTG aTGAAGCAGAGGTTCGCTTACCGGAAGATACAGACCCGTTTGAGGATAGAAGTTTTTCTGAAGATCCGTTTATCCACTCTACACCGGCTCCTGCACCAGTGTCTCTTACAGAGGAACAGCAGCAGCGCATCGAGCGCAACAAACAGCTGGCTCTGGAAAGAAGGCTGGCGCGACAGAAACAGCTAG AGTCATCGGTGTCGGCTTTCATAGATGAACCTGCTGCAAGTCCCACAACACATCGCCTCAGCCAAGAAGACCAGAAAGAACTGGATCAAACCACAGCAAACACCGACACGCCTTTAAAACAGGATCCTGTGGAGTCTCAGAGCTCTCCTCAGCAGAACAAACCGGATAGTCCCATTCCAGAGAtaacaaatgacaaaaatactGAGAGCGAGTGA